From the Brevibacillus choshinensis genome, one window contains:
- a CDS encoding DMT family transporter → MNKTWIIMSAIATTLLLWASAFVGIRAGLEAYSPTHLSLLRYATASIVLLFYFYKGKHRLPDKKDLPRIMLTGFVGITVYNLALNFGELGVTAGVASFVVNTVPIFTSILAVFILKERLRFWGWGAIFLSFIGVAIISLDDLQSLQISGGVLLLLIAALSQATYFVLQKPLLQKYSPVEVTTYAIIAGTVFMIPFSPQFFDGLLNTPFAKTLIVIYLGVFPGALAYLSWSFALSKVQASTVSSFLFLVPLLTLGIAWIWLSEIPTMHTWIGGILILIGVVGMNTIGKAKAMPVKKVNL, encoded by the coding sequence ATGAACAAAACTTGGATAATAATGTCGGCAATTGCTACAACGCTGCTCTTATGGGCTTCCGCATTTGTAGGAATAAGGGCAGGGCTCGAAGCGTACTCTCCGACGCATTTGTCATTGCTCAGATACGCGACAGCTTCTATTGTTCTGCTTTTCTATTTCTATAAGGGAAAACACCGACTTCCTGACAAGAAGGATTTGCCTAGAATCATGCTGACAGGCTTTGTCGGGATTACCGTGTATAACTTGGCTTTGAATTTTGGAGAGTTAGGTGTTACAGCAGGAGTAGCGAGTTTTGTTGTTAATACGGTGCCTATATTTACATCCATACTAGCCGTATTCATTTTGAAGGAGAGACTGAGATTTTGGGGATGGGGAGCTATTTTCCTGAGCTTTATCGGGGTTGCTATCATCTCACTGGACGATCTTCAAAGCTTGCAGATCAGCGGAGGAGTGCTGCTGCTTTTGATTGCGGCGCTGTCTCAAGCAACTTATTTTGTCTTACAAAAACCATTGCTGCAAAAATATAGCCCTGTTGAGGTAACAACCTATGCAATAATAGCGGGAACCGTATTTATGATCCCTTTCTCCCCACAATTTTTTGATGGCCTTCTAAATACGCCCTTTGCCAAGACACTGATTGTCATCTATTTAGGTGTTTTTCCAGGTGCGCTCGCTTACTTATCATGGTCTTTTGCTCTATCAAAAGTGCAAGCATCTACAGTATCGAGCTTTCTTTTCCTCGTTCCGTTGTTGACTTTGGGTATTGCATGGATATGGCTATCCGAAATTCCAACGATGCACACTTGGATCGGGGGAATATTGATTTTGATTGGAGTCGTAGGTATGAATACCATTGGAAAGGCTAAAGCAATGCCGGTGAAAAAGGTCAACCTATAA
- a CDS encoding SDR family NAD(P)-dependent oxidoreductase, which yields MMHTYNIWERLLFLPTHVDHHKLTNSLQGKTILITGASSGIGEQLAYLLGHLPVHLILVARRGEKLVAMKQEIEKGSATVSVFRADLREADEMEDFLTFLHQQPGGVDVVVNNAGLSIRRSIWDSLPRYHDFTRTMAINYFAPVQLLMSVIPLLKQNQGQIINVSTINTSLLPLPYWAAYQASKSAFDTWFRSVAPELNGIGISTTSIYLPLVKTPMIVPTAAYQNMPAMSAYHVAQIIAKSMYTKRKTIMPWWLIFGQLASIFGRGLWEWKAPGILRKRGK from the coding sequence ATGATGCATACCTATAACATTTGGGAACGATTACTCTTTTTGCCCACTCATGTGGACCATCACAAACTTACCAACTCGTTGCAAGGCAAGACGATCCTGATTACAGGCGCGAGCTCCGGGATTGGTGAGCAGCTAGCTTATCTACTGGGTCACCTGCCCGTTCACTTGATCCTCGTAGCCAGAAGAGGGGAAAAGCTGGTAGCCATGAAGCAGGAAATCGAAAAGGGATCTGCCACAGTAAGTGTTTTTCGGGCAGATCTACGAGAAGCGGATGAGATGGAGGATTTCTTGACCTTTCTTCATCAACAACCTGGTGGGGTGGATGTCGTGGTAAACAACGCTGGCCTATCGATTAGACGCTCGATATGGGACTCCTTACCCCGCTATCACGACTTCACGCGAACGATGGCGATCAATTATTTTGCTCCTGTCCAATTGCTCATGTCCGTCATTCCTTTGCTCAAACAAAATCAAGGACAGATCATCAATGTATCTACCATAAACACTTCGTTACTACCTCTCCCGTATTGGGCTGCGTATCAGGCCTCTAAATCAGCATTTGATACGTGGTTTCGATCTGTCGCTCCCGAATTGAATGGGATAGGGATCTCGACAACCTCGATTTATCTTCCCTTAGTGAAAACACCGATGATCGTGCCAACAGCAGCCTATCAAAACATGCCCGCCATGAGCGCGTACCACGTAGCTCAAATCATCGCCAAATCCATGTATACAAAACGGAAAACGATCATGCCATGGTGGTTGATTTTTGGACAGCTGGCATCTATTTTTGGTAGAGGACTTTGGGAATGGAAGGCTCCAGGGATACTGCGAAAGAGGGGGAAATGA
- a CDS encoding AMP-binding protein yields the protein MMFKIVYLIEVLYKMRILSPWGLYRVIAAIFRYGINVMMLIKLTEKTDGHKIAIVDEKEAVTYQQLLSQSERLSIILQQKYRLRSGQKVGLLCKNHASLVKSIFAVSLAGADLYLFNTEMGIKQFNQLQDTYEIDLFIYDTELASYLEQSSFTKGKVLSYHDHLPAINNLPHTYIPEHQKLPRTSSSRIILLTGGTTGTAKKVAHKPSLFNYLPPFSTMLTRLQLLQYHTAYIATPIYHGYGIAVLFLFIALGKKVVLTSGFEAAKACDVIRKHKVEVVTVVPLMIHKMLRHRVEDLKSLVCMASGGAELNPKLVAEVLSKLGDVLYNLYGTSEAGLNIIATPQDLKYSANTIGRKINRTRLQVLDDRKKKVGVGVVGQFCIKNSWSMRGRKHPWIETGDMGYRDRHGYYFLCGRADDMIVSAGENVYPMEIEQVLIHHPCVDDVAVIGIRDETFGQRLKAVVQPAQHAELTTETLMEWLRPRVARYQLPKEIVFVDRISYTHLGKRDKKQLQ from the coding sequence ATGATGTTCAAGATCGTTTATCTAATAGAAGTCCTATACAAGATGCGCATTCTTTCCCCGTGGGGGTTGTATAGGGTAATCGCTGCGATCTTCCGATATGGGATCAATGTGATGATGCTCATAAAGCTGACAGAGAAAACGGATGGTCATAAAATTGCAATAGTGGATGAAAAAGAAGCCGTAACCTATCAACAGCTTTTGTCCCAATCCGAGAGGCTATCTATCATTTTGCAGCAAAAATACCGGCTTCGCAGCGGACAGAAGGTCGGTTTATTATGTAAGAACCATGCTTCCTTGGTGAAATCTATTTTTGCTGTTTCCCTTGCAGGGGCAGATCTGTATTTGTTCAATACGGAAATGGGCATAAAGCAGTTCAATCAATTGCAGGATACCTATGAGATAGACTTATTTATCTATGATACAGAGCTGGCTTCCTATCTCGAACAATCGTCGTTTACGAAAGGGAAAGTGCTGAGTTACCATGACCACTTGCCCGCAATCAACAACTTACCTCATACATACATTCCTGAGCATCAAAAGCTGCCCAGAACGTCTTCAAGCAGGATCATTCTACTAACAGGCGGGACCACAGGAACGGCCAAAAAAGTTGCGCACAAGCCATCCTTATTCAATTACTTACCTCCCTTTTCCACGATGCTTACCAGGCTTCAGCTTCTCCAATACCATACGGCTTATATTGCGACGCCTATTTATCATGGATATGGGATCGCGGTCTTATTTTTATTTATCGCATTAGGAAAGAAAGTCGTCCTGACATCTGGCTTTGAGGCTGCAAAAGCTTGTGACGTGATACGGAAGCACAAAGTCGAGGTCGTCACCGTCGTCCCATTAATGATCCATAAAATGCTGAGGCATCGTGTCGAGGACTTGAAGTCGCTAGTATGTATGGCATCAGGTGGTGCAGAACTCAATCCAAAGCTGGTAGCTGAGGTGCTCAGCAAATTAGGAGATGTCTTGTACAATCTGTATGGTACTTCGGAAGCGGGCTTGAATATCATTGCAACACCGCAAGATCTAAAATACTCAGCAAATACGATTGGTAGAAAAATAAATAGGACTCGCTTACAAGTGCTGGATGATAGAAAGAAAAAGGTTGGAGTGGGGGTCGTCGGCCAGTTTTGTATCAAAAATAGTTGGTCCATGCGAGGCAGAAAGCATCCCTGGATCGAGACAGGCGATATGGGCTATCGGGATCGTCACGGGTATTATTTTTTGTGTGGGAGAGCCGATGATATGATCGTATCAGCTGGTGAAAATGTGTATCCCATGGAGATCGAACAAGTCCTGATCCATCACCCTTGTGTAGATGATGTAGCTGTGATTGGCATTCGTGATGAAACGTTCGGACAAAGGCTGAAAGCGGTCGTTCAACCAGCTCAGCATGCTGAGCTTACGACAGAGACGTTAATGGAATGGCTGCGTCCCCGAGTAGCCAGGTACCAATTGCCGAAAGAAATCGTCTTCGTTGACCGAATTTCCTATACACATTTGGGGAAACGCGATAAGAAGCAGCTCCAATAA
- a CDS encoding arylamine N-acetyltransferase family protein codes for MMTHTERNAYLKRLGITDIQPPSLAYLFEIHKAHVQFIPWQTIDIVAGKPVPIDTKKSGNLIISGRSGYCFHLNGAFGELLRSLGYKVSWHRAGVQPMGQEPRINSFHLGLTVSLTNEQEEDQRWIVDAGLGDMPYEPLPLQMGSYEQGPFHYQVTPSSVAQNGWRLVHDPHASFVGVDFAPEVVENLAEFVPKHEFYSRSADSPWINLFLVRNRHATGSNEIRGCIWSKREGITTEKTELRTKSQWLEVLGDVFQEHLVTYSKEEQDDLWKRVQHLHEEWKKAKGA; via the coding sequence ATGATGACCCATACAGAAAGGAACGCTTACTTAAAAAGACTGGGGATCACAGACATTCAGCCCCCCAGCCTTGCCTATCTTTTCGAAATCCATAAAGCTCACGTACAATTCATTCCCTGGCAAACCATCGATATCGTTGCCGGCAAACCTGTCCCAATTGATACAAAAAAATCCGGCAACCTGATAATCAGCGGTAGAAGTGGTTATTGCTTTCACTTGAATGGAGCTTTTGGCGAACTTCTGCGTTCGCTTGGCTACAAGGTCTCCTGGCATAGAGCCGGCGTACAACCGATGGGGCAAGAGCCTCGGATCAATTCCTTTCACCTCGGCTTAACTGTCAGCCTGACTAACGAGCAGGAAGAGGATCAACGCTGGATCGTCGATGCAGGATTAGGGGATATGCCCTATGAGCCGCTACCGCTTCAAATGGGCTCGTACGAACAAGGTCCTTTTCACTATCAGGTCACACCTTCCAGTGTCGCACAGAACGGGTGGCGACTCGTACACGATCCTCACGCTTCCTTCGTCGGGGTGGATTTCGCTCCTGAGGTTGTGGAGAATCTGGCGGAGTTCGTGCCCAAACATGAATTTTATAGCCGATCCGCAGATTCGCCTTGGATCAATCTGTTTCTGGTTCGAAACAGACATGCAACAGGGAGCAATGAAATCAGGGGGTGCATCTGGAGTAAACGGGAAGGCATCACCACCGAAAAAACGGAGCTCCGCACAAAATCACAGTGGCTCGAAGTACTGGGAGATGTGTTTCAGGAGCATTTGGTTACCTACAGCAAGGAAGAACAGGACGATTTATGGAAGAGAGTTCAACATCTTCACGAAGAATGGAAAAAAGCAAAAGGTGCGTAA
- a CDS encoding DMT family transporter, which yields MKREELSSKARKLTYSLAVLNAVVIGLSFLLVKMTLQYAAPLDTLTYRFAAAFVIMIFPVGFRLVKLHYRGKRLHLLLLLASFYPVGYFMLQTCGLQYATSAEGGIISAFTPVATMTLASLFLKEAITLLQKLFILLSTAGVSFIFVMKGSSLDLSQTTGIVLLILACLVFAGYSVLARVVTREFSPTEISCFMVGTAFLSLLVYSLTTHSISGTVDAFFAPLANGTFLALIFCLGAIQLVTALLANYILSKIEASKMSVFANLSTVVSIAAGAIFLQETITWYHLFGSALIIAGVIGSNVSMNKIRSQPRIQPQRFE from the coding sequence ATGAAGAGAGAAGAGTTAAGTTCTAAAGCCCGAAAGCTTACGTACTCCCTCGCTGTGCTCAATGCGGTCGTGATCGGCCTTTCCTTTCTGCTAGTCAAAATGACCTTACAGTACGCGGCTCCACTCGACACCTTGACGTACCGTTTTGCCGCAGCCTTTGTCATTATGATCTTCCCGGTGGGATTTCGCCTTGTCAAACTCCATTACCGCGGAAAGCGGCTACATCTATTGCTGCTATTGGCATCTTTTTATCCAGTCGGGTACTTTATGCTTCAAACCTGCGGGTTACAATACGCGACTTCCGCGGAAGGCGGCATCATTAGCGCTTTCACACCAGTCGCCACGATGACGCTTGCCTCCCTCTTTTTGAAAGAGGCCATTACCCTTTTGCAAAAGCTCTTCATACTTCTGTCTACAGCAGGTGTTTCGTTCATCTTTGTAATGAAAGGCAGCAGCCTTGATTTGTCACAAACAACGGGTATCGTACTGCTCATCCTCGCTTGCTTGGTCTTTGCCGGGTACAGCGTTCTGGCACGTGTAGTCACACGCGAATTCAGTCCCACGGAAATCAGTTGTTTCATGGTAGGGACTGCTTTCCTCTCCCTGCTGGTTTATTCGCTTACCACACATTCCATCTCGGGCACGGTCGATGCGTTCTTCGCTCCGCTCGCTAACGGCACATTTCTTGCTTTGATTTTCTGCCTCGGCGCTATCCAGCTCGTAACTGCTTTACTGGCCAATTACATCCTCTCCAAAATAGAAGCTTCCAAAATGAGCGTATTCGCTAACTTGTCCACGGTTGTCTCTATTGCAGCGGGAGCCATCTTTTTGCAGGAAACCATCACCTGGTATCATCTTTTCGGCTCTGCCCTGATTATCGCAGGAGTGATCGGATCGAATGTATCCATGAACAAGATTCGTTCCCAGCCACGTATACAACCACAACGATTTGAATGA
- a CDS encoding ArsR/SmtB family transcription factor, translated as MEDENDIFKALADPSRRTLLDLLYASDGRTLSDLCNHLQMSRFGVMKHLHVLEEAGLLTTRKVGREKLHYLNPVSIREIYDRWVSKFTEPWISGLTLLKTELESAPAMGQKPRHVNRIAIKSTPEQIWSALTDPSMTSKYWYNGAIRAEWKAGRPYEIWNPEGKVQARGELLVVEPPRRLVMTWQLLSMAETAGEQPSRLTWEIEPHVEFSGVTLVTVVHDDFEDAPNTSRVLEAGLPVVLSGMKTLIETGSTLAGE; from the coding sequence ATGGAGGACGAGAACGATATTTTTAAAGCGTTGGCCGATCCGAGTCGGCGCACACTGCTGGATCTGCTATACGCCTCGGATGGCCGTACTTTGAGTGATCTGTGTAACCACCTGCAGATGTCTCGTTTCGGTGTCATGAAGCATCTGCATGTTCTGGAGGAAGCAGGACTTCTGACGACTCGGAAGGTAGGCAGAGAGAAGCTTCATTATCTGAATCCGGTATCCATTCGCGAGATCTACGATAGGTGGGTGAGCAAATTCACCGAGCCGTGGATATCCGGGTTAACGTTGTTAAAAACGGAATTGGAGAGTGCACCAGCCATGGGACAAAAACCTCGTCATGTAAACCGCATTGCGATTAAATCGACTCCTGAACAAATCTGGAGCGCCTTGACCGATCCGTCGATGACCTCCAAGTATTGGTACAACGGTGCCATACGTGCAGAATGGAAAGCAGGACGCCCTTATGAGATCTGGAATCCAGAGGGGAAGGTGCAAGCAAGAGGGGAGCTTCTCGTGGTAGAGCCGCCGCGCAGGCTGGTCATGACCTGGCAGCTGCTTTCGATGGCTGAGACAGCGGGAGAGCAGCCTTCGCGTTTGACATGGGAAATTGAACCGCATGTCGAGTTCTCCGGTGTGACCCTCGTGACAGTCGTGCATGATGATTTCGAGGACGCACCGAATACGTCTCGTGTATTGGAAGCGGGGTTGCCAGTCGTATTGTCCGGAATGAAGACGTTGATTGAGACAGGATCGACTCTGGCTGGGGAATAG
- a CDS encoding YqeB family protein, with product MSKSNAHLNDNPVTVVGFTQIVHILVLIVPPALGLILGYFIPSIAKWAIQLPWIPFQGPLELIAHFHENWVVFVTTILGLIAGIWLSVEVMKDSLVITVSDDKVSLKIKGTVQNISRVDVASAFIDGKKVVLLGSTGNELARETYESAPADVARAFVKHDYPWLPTGDPYDGDYRLWVPETPELPPAVNALLKAREQALQKKDAEAAKEMYREASRIGIVIRNKGMLQYWRQVANGTEGVKR from the coding sequence ATGTCCAAATCAAATGCTCACCTGAACGATAACCCTGTCACAGTTGTTGGGTTCACGCAGATCGTGCACATTCTCGTGCTAATAGTCCCGCCAGCTCTAGGGCTCATCCTTGGTTATTTCATACCGTCCATTGCAAAATGGGCCATTCAACTTCCTTGGATCCCCTTTCAAGGACCCCTGGAGTTGATCGCCCATTTTCATGAGAATTGGGTTGTATTCGTGACAACAATATTGGGATTGATCGCGGGTATTTGGTTAAGCGTAGAAGTAATGAAAGACAGCCTGGTAATCACTGTTTCCGATGATAAAGTAAGCCTGAAAATAAAAGGAACGGTTCAAAATATTTCACGTGTCGATGTTGCTTCAGCATTTATCGACGGTAAGAAGGTCGTCCTTCTCGGAAGTACAGGAAATGAGCTCGCGCGTGAAACGTATGAATCAGCGCCTGCAGATGTGGCTCGTGCCTTTGTCAAACACGATTATCCCTGGTTACCTACAGGAGATCCGTATGACGGTGATTACCGTCTATGGGTACCGGAGACTCCAGAATTACCGCCAGCAGTAAATGCGCTTTTAAAAGCTCGCGAGCAAGCATTGCAAAAAAAAGATGCAGAAGCTGCCAAAGAAATGTACCGGGAAGCAAGTAGAATTGGCATTGTTATCCGGAATAAAGGAATGCTTCAATACTGGAGACAAGTAGCAAATGGAACAGAGGGGGTGAAACGATGA